The following are encoded in a window of Telmatobacter sp. DSM 110680 genomic DNA:
- a CDS encoding L-threonylcarbamoyladenylate synthase, whose product MKTERLVVDPAAIHTRHAQVAIARAAQILRTGGLVALPTETVYGLGANALDPAAVERIFNAKQRPSWDPIIVHIAGPVHQNSMLSHLVTEYAPIVRRLMEEFWPGPLTLLLPRSATIPDVVTAGRPLVGVRMPAHLVAFEIIRQAGVPVAAPSANIFSHISPTTAAHVLADLDGRIDAVVDAGPTQHGVESTVLDPTQSPMLIYRPGAITAQQIREVAGPVDYFKEQMLPISAVRESLPSPGVGLRHYAPRAHLILVEAALADLPAHLVNAARPFTKDRLGIMLPAELAQTTFEPPLRGAAEFPWGRWSAPEELAEKLYAGLRALDAEGCTVILCPLPQTAGVGEAIRDRLRKAAHSDRD is encoded by the coding sequence GTGAAGACCGAACGCCTTGTCGTCGATCCTGCAGCCATCCACACCAGGCATGCGCAAGTTGCCATCGCTCGCGCGGCACAGATTCTTCGCACCGGCGGCCTGGTCGCCTTGCCGACCGAAACGGTCTACGGCCTTGGCGCCAACGCGCTCGACCCTGCCGCAGTTGAGCGCATATTTAATGCCAAACAGCGCCCATCGTGGGATCCGATCATCGTGCACATCGCCGGGCCGGTCCATCAAAATTCGATGTTGAGTCACCTCGTCACCGAGTATGCGCCTATCGTGCGCAGGTTGATGGAGGAGTTTTGGCCCGGACCTTTGACGCTGCTCCTGCCCCGTTCCGCCACTATTCCCGACGTTGTCACCGCCGGTCGTCCGCTAGTCGGCGTCCGCATGCCCGCGCATCTCGTCGCCTTTGAAATCATTCGACAGGCTGGAGTGCCCGTTGCCGCACCCAGCGCTAATATTTTCAGCCACATTAGTCCCACAACCGCCGCACACGTCCTCGCAGATCTCGACGGCAGAATCGACGCTGTTGTTGACGCGGGTCCAACTCAGCACGGAGTTGAATCGACTGTCCTCGATCCGACTCAAAGCCCGATGCTCATCTACCGCCCCGGAGCGATAACCGCCCAGCAGATTCGTGAAGTTGCCGGTCCCGTGGATTACTTCAAGGAACAAATGCTTCCAATCAGCGCTGTTCGCGAGTCGCTTCCCTCTCCAGGAGTGGGCCTGCGCCACTATGCGCCGCGCGCGCACCTTATCCTCGTCGAAGCCGCGCTGGCCGACCTTCCCGCGCATCTGGTCAACGCAGCTCGGCCCTTCACCAAAGATCGACTAGGCATCATGCTACCTGCGGAACTGGCTCAGACCACGTTCGAACCGCCGCTACGCGGTGCCGCCGAGTTTCCATGGGGTCGTTGGAGTGCGCCTGAAGAACTGGCCGAGAAACTCTACGCAGGATTGCGCGCGCTCGATGCGGAAGGCTGCACTGTAATCCTCTGCCCCCTCCCACAAACCGCAGGAGTCGGCGAGGCAATTCGCGATCGCCTGAGAAAAGCTGCTCATTCTGACAGAGATTAG
- a CDS encoding class IV adenylate cyclase gives MSIETEIKFRVSSVGELVLQLRGAGFRQQTPRSFESNVLYDTADRKMRARTEILRIRSYAGKWMVTHKRLPDIGPGEDAHKHRVETETEVGDGDVLAQVFKSLGLVEAFRYEKWRSEWTDDEGHCVIDETPIGDYAELEGSAEWIDRTAARIGVDRTAYITLSYGRLFEQWREEHHSEANDLTFDAVAAAVGNH, from the coding sequence ATGTCTATCGAGACGGAGATCAAATTCCGGGTTTCGAGTGTGGGAGAACTTGTGCTGCAGCTTCGTGGAGCTGGGTTTCGCCAGCAGACGCCGCGCTCATTTGAAAGTAATGTTCTGTATGACACGGCTGACCGCAAGATGCGTGCGCGGACAGAGATTCTCCGCATCCGCAGCTATGCGGGCAAGTGGATGGTGACGCATAAGAGGCTGCCGGACATCGGACCGGGCGAGGATGCGCACAAGCATCGCGTGGAGACGGAGACTGAAGTTGGCGACGGCGATGTGCTGGCACAGGTCTTCAAGTCGCTTGGGCTGGTCGAGGCATTTCGCTACGAGAAGTGGCGCAGCGAGTGGACCGACGATGAAGGGCACTGCGTAATCGATGAGACGCCGATCGGCGACTACGCGGAACTTGAAGGTTCTGCGGAGTGGATTGATCGCACCGCGGCACGAATCGGCGTGGATCGCACGGCTTACATCACGCTCAGCTATGGGCGGCTTTTCGAGCAGTGGCGCGAAGAGCATCATTCCGAGGCCAACGATCTGACGTTCGATGCGGTTGCGGCGGCGGTTGGAAATCACTAA
- a CDS encoding amidohydrolase family protein: MRNSMISLFAMCFLISVSALAQKDGDARVLRYAIVSAGQRAGSEVDTFSPDGRITSAFEFNDRGRGPKIEARYVVGSDGMPMRTDITGVDYLKAPVDEHFSAEGGQAQWKSTSEEGHAPAGRFYIAINSPALETALLAQKLVKAGTVGVKLFPAGEAHIEKLAELTLEDHGESMHVAEYAITGLAYTPISVWLDDQLNFFAQPGTWTAILREGWESTNAKLDAFTKQSDTDRYKQLALKLTRHPKTPLAIEHVRLYDSVHATMADDQTVVVSGDHIMAVSPAASAQVPANAEHIDGRGKTLLPGLFDMHAHAQPADGIMNIASGVTSIRDMGNDINDLATMQQQWQEGSTIGPRVSKAGLIDGRDPMQAPTGIFVTTQDEANAAVNHYADLGYIQTKVYSSLNPALLPEIIQVSHQRGMRVSGHIPNGITASQFVSEGADEIQHINFIFLNFLADKVKDTRTPERFTSVGQYARELDLHSKPVNDFIDLLLQHHTTVDVTLATFEGMFIGRPGHVSPDFAPVLDRLPAQIQRGAFTGGLTVTSANDQTYRDSWAAMLKMTKRMYDAGVPILAGTDATAGIMLHRELELEVQAGIAPLKALQNATFVAATVLKKQDQLGSIEPGKLADMVLVEGDPGANIADIRRCRTVIKNGAVFDSGRLYSAAGILPAK, encoded by the coding sequence ATGCGCAATTCGATGATTTCCTTGTTCGCCATGTGTTTTCTGATTTCCGTTTCTGCGCTCGCCCAAAAAGACGGTGATGCGCGCGTCCTGCGATACGCCATCGTTTCAGCTGGTCAAAGAGCTGGTAGTGAGGTCGACACTTTCAGTCCGGACGGCAGGATCACGAGTGCATTCGAATTTAACGATCGCGGACGTGGACCGAAGATCGAAGCGCGATATGTGGTTGGGTCAGATGGGATGCCCATGCGCACGGACATCACCGGCGTCGACTACTTGAAAGCGCCCGTCGATGAGCACTTCAGCGCGGAAGGCGGGCAAGCCCAGTGGAAAAGCACATCCGAGGAGGGTCACGCGCCGGCAGGGCGTTTCTATATAGCGATTAACTCTCCCGCGTTGGAAACTGCACTGCTCGCCCAAAAGCTTGTCAAAGCCGGTACCGTAGGCGTCAAGCTGTTTCCCGCAGGCGAGGCGCACATCGAAAAACTTGCCGAACTGACTCTTGAGGATCACGGCGAGTCCATGCATGTTGCCGAGTATGCAATCACGGGCCTGGCGTACACGCCGATCTCAGTGTGGCTGGATGATCAACTGAATTTTTTTGCACAGCCCGGTACGTGGACCGCGATTTTGCGCGAAGGCTGGGAATCGACCAACGCCAAACTGGATGCATTCACCAAGCAGTCCGACACGGACCGATATAAACAACTGGCCCTTAAGTTGACCCGGCACCCGAAAACGCCGCTCGCCATTGAGCATGTCCGACTTTACGATTCTGTTCACGCGACGATGGCGGACGATCAAACGGTCGTTGTGAGCGGCGATCACATCATGGCTGTATCTCCGGCTGCGTCAGCGCAAGTGCCAGCGAACGCCGAACACATTGATGGCCGCGGAAAAACGCTGCTTCCGGGGTTGTTCGATATGCACGCCCATGCCCAACCCGCTGATGGCATTATGAACATCGCGAGTGGAGTGACCTCGATTCGCGACATGGGAAATGACATTAATGACCTGGCCACGATGCAGCAGCAGTGGCAGGAAGGAAGTACTATCGGTCCGCGGGTTTCTAAGGCTGGACTTATCGACGGCCGTGACCCGATGCAGGCTCCAACTGGAATCTTCGTCACAACGCAAGACGAGGCGAACGCAGCGGTGAATCATTATGCGGATCTGGGATATATCCAGACCAAGGTTTACAGCTCTCTGAACCCTGCGTTGCTCCCGGAAATCATTCAAGTTTCACATCAACGCGGGATGCGCGTTAGCGGTCACATTCCGAACGGGATTACGGCTTCGCAATTCGTAAGCGAGGGTGCCGATGAGATTCAGCACATCAATTTCATTTTCCTCAACTTCCTTGCAGACAAAGTTAAAGACACGCGAACTCCGGAACGTTTCACTTCTGTGGGACAGTATGCTCGCGAACTGGATCTGCATTCAAAGCCTGTGAATGACTTTATCGATCTGCTGCTGCAGCATCACACTACCGTAGATGTGACGCTCGCAACTTTCGAAGGCATGTTCATCGGCCGGCCAGGGCACGTCTCGCCGGACTTCGCGCCGGTTCTCGATCGCTTGCCGGCGCAAATTCAGCGCGGGGCATTCACTGGAGGACTGACCGTGACCTCTGCCAACGACCAGACTTACCGAGATTCCTGGGCAGCCATGCTGAAGATGACCAAGCGGATGTACGATGCGGGAGTGCCGATCCTTGCCGGAACCGATGCCACGGCGGGGATTATGCTCCATCGCGAACTTGAACTGGAAGTCCAGGCTGGAATTGCTCCTCTGAAGGCGCTTCAAAACGCAACATTTGTTGCTGCCACGGTCCTCAAGAAGCAGGATCAACTGGGATCAATCGAGCCGGGAAAACTAGCAGATATGGTGCTGGTGGAGGGCGATCCTGGCGCCAACATCGCCGATATTCGGCGCTGTCGCACTGTAATCAAGAATGGAGCGGTGTTTGACAGCGGCCGGCTTTATAGCGCGGCAGGAATTCTTCCTGCGAAGTAG
- the greB gene encoding transcription elongation factor GreB: MRKGFTRRPQPDEPATQVKNYITPGGLQRLKDEHRFLLTRDRPAVAEVVAWAAGNGDRSENADYQYGKRRLRQIDGRIRFLTKRIEAAEVVDPEAPRSRQAEARAFFGATVRYANAAGAERVVSIVGTDEVDLNRNHISWVSPLGRALMKSTAGDSVVLHAPGGSEYLTVLEVCYERISVEPFREPPGSAASAKEPLR; encoded by the coding sequence ATGCGTAAAGGCTTTACAAGACGACCACAACCGGACGAGCCCGCCACGCAAGTCAAGAACTACATAACCCCAGGCGGGCTGCAGCGCCTCAAAGATGAGCACCGTTTTCTGCTTACTAGGGACCGCCCGGCAGTGGCGGAGGTGGTGGCGTGGGCCGCTGGCAACGGCGATCGCAGTGAAAACGCCGACTATCAGTACGGCAAGCGGCGACTGCGGCAGATTGATGGACGGATTCGCTTTCTCACAAAGCGAATCGAGGCCGCTGAAGTGGTGGACCCGGAAGCTCCGAGATCGAGACAGGCGGAGGCGAGGGCGTTCTTCGGGGCGACCGTCCGCTATGCCAACGCCGCGGGGGCGGAGCGAGTAGTGAGCATCGTAGGCACCGACGAGGTCGATCTCAACCGCAACCACATCAGTTGGGTGTCACCTCTCGGGCGCGCGTTGATGAAGTCGACAGCGGGTGACAGCGTAGTTCTCCACGCGCCCGGCGGGTCAGAATACCTGACGGTTTTGGAAGTGTGTTACGAGCGCATCTCTGTGGAACCCTTCCGTGAACCACCTGGTTCGGCGGCGTCGGCAAAGGAACCCCTTCGCTGA